A portion of the Lolium rigidum isolate FL_2022 chromosome 1, APGP_CSIRO_Lrig_0.1, whole genome shotgun sequence genome contains these proteins:
- the LOC124667765 gene encoding methyl-CpG-binding domain-containing protein 1-like — MYAVQCCECRKWRTVPTKHEFETIRENFNDDPWFCTKRPGCSCEDPADIEHDSSRIWLMDSPNIPKPPPKTERLVILRRDLAKTDVHYVLPNGKRAKGTEDVQKFLDANPEYKDSLSVESFSFTLPRIVEETVSDRSAWRTKRAKRRGRKNASSSKN; from the coding sequence ATGTATGCAGTACAGTGTTGTGAATGTAGAAAATGGCGTACGGTTCCAACGAAACACGAATTTGAGACCATTCGTGAGAACTTCAACGATGATCCATGGTTCTGCACTAAAAGACCTGGCTGCTCATGTGAAGACCCTGCAGACATTGAGCATGATAGCAGCCGCATTTGGCTCATGGACAGTCCCAACATTCCAAAGCCTCCACCCAAGACCGAGAGGCTAGTGATTCTGAGACGTGATCTGGCTAAAACGGATGTCCACTATGTCCTGCCGAATGGGAAACGTGCGAAGGGCACAGAAGACGTGCAGAAGTTTCTCGACGCAAATCCAGAGTACAAAGACAGCTTATCAGTTGAGAGCTTCAGTTTTACACTACCCAGGATTGTTGAGGAGACTGTTTCGGACAGGTCTGCATGGAGAACTAAAAGGGCTAAAAGGCGGGGCAGGAAAAATGCTTCGAGCAGCAAGAACTAA
- the LOC124667776 gene encoding methyl-CpG-binding domain-containing protein 4-like, whose amino-acid sequence MSTSLSTMSSPAPVPVPVSPGPSQRKRVSRESIGMYAVQCCECRKWRTVPTKEEFETIRENFNDDPWFCTKRPGCSCEDPADIEHDSSRIWLMDMPNIPKPPPKTERLVILRRDLAKTDVHYVLPNGKRAKGTEDVQKFLDANPEYKDSLSVESFNFTLPRIVEETVSDSSAWRTKRAKRRGRKNASSRKN is encoded by the exons ATGTCAACCTCACTGTCGACCATGTCTTCCCCTGCGCCGGTTCCAGTTCCAGTCTCGCCGGGGCCCTCTCAG AGAAAACGAGTTTCAAGGGAATCCATTGGCATGTATGCAGTACAGTGTTGTGAATGTAGAAAATGGCGTACGGTTCCAACGAAAGAAGAATTTGAGACCATTCGTGAGAACTTCAACGATGATCCATGGTTCTGCACTAAAAGACCTGGCTGCTCATGTGAAGACCCTGCAGACATTGAGCATGATAGCAGCCGCATTTGGCTCATGGACATGCCCAACATTCCAAAGCCTCCACCCAAGACTGAGAGGCTAGTGATTCTGAGACGTGATCTGGCTAAAACGGATGTCCACTATGTCCTGCCAAATGGGAAGCGTGCGAAGGGCACAGAAGACGTGCAGAAGTTTCTCGACGCAAATCCAGAGTACAAAGACAGCTTATCAGTTGAGAGCTTCAATTTTACACTACCCAGGATTGTTGAGGAGACTGTTTCGGACAGCTCTGCATGGAGAACTAAAAGGGCTAAAAGGCGGGGCAGGAAAAATGCTTCGAGCCGCAAGAACTAA